Proteins from one Micromonospora sp. M71_S20 genomic window:
- a CDS encoding glycoside hydrolase family 48 protein, protein MARRRRLAMVAAAALAVGGVTLPAGAAQAAPACDVVYATSDWNNGFTANVTIKNLGDPINGWTLKFAFPGDQRVTQGWSAKWSQTGNQVTATNESYNGNLGTGASTSIGFNGTHGGTNPKPTSFSVNGVTCGGTQQQPPTVGLTVPAGPFEAPADVPLSATASDPDGTISKVEFYRNGLLVNTDTTAPYGYTLEDLPAGAYTVQAKAYDNANLTATAEKSFTVTAASGPVLVATPSAVSVTEGASSTVNLKLSAAPTANVPVSLARTGDTDITVSPASVTLTPSNWNTGVNVTVAAAEDADTLGGTATVTASAIGYAPLAITATEIDNDNGGGDNTYVKRFLDQYGKIKNSGYFSPEGVPYHSIETLIVEAPDHGHETTSEAFSFWLWLEAQYGRVTQNWAPFNNAWNVMEKYIIPSHADQPTAGAAGTAQYAAEHDLPSQYPSQLEPNVPVGQDPLRSELQNTYGTGDIYGMHWLLDVDNTYGYGRCGDGTTRPAYINTFQRGTQESVWETVPQPSCDTFAHGGRNGYLDLFVKEANAPAKQWKYTNAPDADARAVQAAYWALTWAKEQGKEADVAATVAKAAKMGDYLRYAMFDKYFKKIGNCVGAATCPAGTGKDSAHYLMSWYYAWGGAYEPNQNWSWRIGSSHNHFGYQNPFAAWALTNVNELKPKSPTAVTDWTKSLERQLEFYTWLQSAEGGIAGGATNSWGGHYGQPPAGTSTFYGMYYDVDPVYNDPPSNQWFGMQAWSMQRIAELYLETGNAKAKALLDKWVPWAIANTTLGTNWSIPSDMKWTGQPTTWNPANPQPNTNLHVEVTVKGQDVGIAAAYARTLIAYAAKSGNVAAKNTAKGLLDALHAASDAQGVSTVEKRGDYRRFDDVYDASTGQGLYVPPGWTGTMANGDPIAAGKSFLDIRSFYKNDPAWPKVQAYLDGGPEPEFKYHRFWAQADVAMAYADYGKLFPNG, encoded by the coding sequence CTGGCAAGACGTCGCCGCCTGGCGATGGTCGCCGCCGCCGCGCTCGCCGTCGGCGGGGTGACCCTGCCGGCCGGCGCCGCCCAGGCCGCCCCCGCCTGCGACGTGGTCTACGCGACCAGCGACTGGAACAACGGCTTCACCGCCAACGTCACCATCAAGAACCTCGGCGACCCGATCAACGGCTGGACGTTGAAGTTCGCCTTCCCCGGCGACCAGCGGGTGACCCAGGGCTGGTCGGCCAAGTGGAGCCAGACCGGCAACCAGGTCACGGCCACCAACGAGTCCTACAACGGCAACCTCGGCACCGGCGCCTCCACCAGCATCGGCTTCAACGGCACGCACGGCGGCACCAACCCGAAGCCGACGTCCTTCTCGGTCAACGGCGTGACCTGCGGCGGCACCCAGCAGCAGCCGCCGACGGTCGGGCTGACCGTGCCGGCCGGCCCCTTCGAGGCCCCCGCCGACGTGCCGCTGAGCGCCACCGCCAGCGACCCGGACGGGACCATCAGCAAGGTCGAGTTCTACCGCAACGGCCTGCTGGTCAACACCGACACCACCGCCCCGTACGGCTACACGCTCGAAGACCTGCCCGCCGGCGCGTACACGGTGCAGGCCAAGGCGTACGACAACGCGAACCTGACCGCCACCGCGGAGAAGTCCTTCACCGTCACGGCGGCGTCCGGGCCGGTGCTGGTCGCCACCCCGTCGGCGGTGAGCGTGACCGAGGGCGCCAGCTCGACGGTCAACCTCAAGCTCAGCGCCGCGCCGACGGCCAACGTGCCGGTCTCCCTCGCCCGCACCGGCGACACCGACATCACCGTCTCGCCGGCCTCGGTGACGCTGACCCCGAGCAACTGGAACACCGGGGTGAACGTGACCGTCGCCGCGGCGGAGGACGCTGACACGCTCGGCGGCACCGCCACCGTCACCGCCTCGGCCATCGGCTACGCGCCGCTGGCGATCACCGCCACCGAGATCGACAACGACAACGGCGGCGGGGACAACACCTACGTCAAGCGGTTCCTCGACCAGTACGGCAAGATCAAGAACTCCGGCTACTTCAGCCCCGAGGGCGTGCCGTACCACTCGATCGAGACGCTGATCGTCGAGGCGCCCGACCACGGCCACGAGACGACCTCCGAGGCGTTCAGCTTCTGGCTCTGGCTGGAGGCCCAGTACGGGCGGGTGACCCAGAACTGGGCGCCGTTCAACAACGCCTGGAACGTCATGGAGAAGTACATCATCCCGTCGCACGCCGACCAGCCCACCGCGGGCGCGGCCGGCACCGCCCAGTACGCCGCCGAGCACGACCTGCCCAGCCAGTACCCGTCGCAGCTGGAGCCGAACGTGCCGGTCGGCCAGGACCCGCTGCGCTCGGAGCTGCAGAACACCTACGGCACCGGTGACATCTACGGCATGCACTGGCTGCTCGACGTGGACAACACCTACGGCTACGGCCGCTGCGGCGACGGCACCACCCGGCCGGCGTACATCAACACCTTCCAGCGGGGCACCCAGGAGTCGGTGTGGGAGACCGTGCCGCAGCCGTCCTGCGACACCTTCGCCCACGGCGGTCGCAACGGCTACCTCGACCTGTTCGTGAAGGAGGCGAACGCACCGGCGAAGCAGTGGAAGTACACCAACGCCCCCGACGCCGACGCCCGCGCCGTGCAGGCCGCGTACTGGGCCCTGACGTGGGCCAAGGAGCAGGGCAAGGAGGCCGACGTGGCGGCCACCGTGGCCAAGGCCGCGAAGATGGGTGACTACCTGCGCTACGCCATGTTCGACAAGTACTTCAAGAAGATCGGCAACTGCGTCGGGGCCGCCACCTGCCCGGCCGGCACCGGCAAGGACTCGGCGCACTACCTGATGTCCTGGTACTACGCCTGGGGCGGCGCGTACGAGCCGAACCAGAACTGGTCGTGGCGGATCGGCTCCAGCCACAACCACTTCGGCTACCAGAACCCGTTCGCGGCCTGGGCGCTGACCAACGTCAACGAGCTCAAGCCGAAGTCGCCGACCGCGGTCACCGACTGGACCAAGAGCCTGGAGCGGCAGCTGGAGTTCTACACCTGGCTCCAGTCCGCCGAGGGCGGCATCGCCGGCGGCGCGACCAACAGCTGGGGCGGCCACTACGGCCAGCCCCCGGCCGGCACGTCGACCTTCTACGGCATGTACTACGACGTCGACCCGGTCTACAACGACCCGCCGTCGAACCAGTGGTTCGGCATGCAGGCCTGGTCGATGCAGCGCATCGCCGAGCTGTACCTGGAGACCGGAAACGCCAAGGCCAAGGCGCTGCTGGACAAGTGGGTGCCGTGGGCGATCGCCAACACCACGCTGGGCACCAACTGGTCGATCCCGTCGGACATGAAGTGGACCGGCCAGCCGACCACCTGGAACCCGGCCAACCCGCAGCCCAACACCAACCTGCACGTCGAGGTCACGGTGAAGGGCCAGGACGTCGGCATCGCCGCCGCCTACGCCCGCACCCTCATCGCGTACGCGGCGAAGTCGGGCAACGTGGCGGCGAAGAACACCGCCAAGGGGCTGCTGGACGCGCTGCACGCGGCCAGCGACGCCCAGGGCGTGTCCACGGTGGAGAAGCGCGGCGACTACCGCCGCTTCGACGACGTCTACGACGCCAGCACCGGTCAGGGCCTCTACGTGCCGCCGGGCTGGACGGGGACCATGGCCAACGGTGACCCCATCGCCGCGGGCAAGAGCTTCCTCGACATCCGCTCCTTCTACAAGAACGACCCGGCCTGGCCGAAGGTCCAGGCGTACCTGGACGGCGGTCCCGAGCCGGAGTTCAAGTACCACCGGTTCTGGGCCCAGGCGGACGTCGCCATGGCGTACGCCGACTACGGAAAGCTGTTCCCCAACGGCTGA